One genomic window of Euleptes europaea isolate rEulEur1 chromosome 10, rEulEur1.hap1, whole genome shotgun sequence includes the following:
- the MCHR2 gene encoding LOW QUALITY PROTEIN: melanin-concentrating hormone receptor 2 (The sequence of the model RefSeq protein was modified relative to this genomic sequence to represent the inferred CDS: substituted 3 bases at 3 genomic stop codons) produces the protein MNQIQPSCWNSTFNMPNTSSSGEHYYQAIGEAETIILPSLIGLICSTGLVGNVLVMLTVIGSRKKTIPDVYICNLAVADLVHNIGMPFLIHQWAXGGEWVFGSLLCTIITSLDMCNQFACSAIMTVMSLDRYLAFVQSFRLTSLRTRSKTIRVNLCLXIVSLIPVSPVWTYSKVILFKDGLESCAFDLTSPEEVLWXASKCHICVYIYIYIYIYIYIYIYIYIYIYIYIYIYIYIFVLCCSYNANIPRQRVMRLTKKVLVLVGVFVLSAAPYHVIQLVNLQIAQPTSTFYISYYFSICLSYTSGSINPFLYIMLSGNFQKRLQECLHFKTKVTERDANHIENTLKSSF, from the exons ATGAATCAAATCCagccttcttgttggaatagtacCTTTAACATGCCTAACACATCCAGCAGTGGAGAGCATTACTATCAAGCCATTGGTGAAGCAGAGACCATCATCCTTCCTTCTCTAATTGGGCTCATCTGTTCAACAGGATTAGTAGGCAATGTCCTTGTTATGCTCACTGTAATAGG ATCAAGGAAGAAAACCATTCCAGATGTTTATATCTGCAATCTGGCTGTGGCTGATTTAGTTCATAACATCGGCATGCCTTTCCTTATCCACCAGTGGGCATGAGGAGGAGAGTGGGTGTTTGGCAGTCTCCTCTGCACCATCATTACATCATTGGACATGTGCAACCAGTTTGCATGCAGTGCAATTATGACAGTCATGAGTTTGGACAGGTA TTTAGCTTTTGTCCAATCATTTCGCCTCACCAGTTTGAGAACCAGGTCAAAGACAATTAGAGTCAACTTATGCCTTTGAATAGTTTCTCTTATTCCTGTGTCTCCTGTATGGACATACTCAAAAGTCATTTTATTCAAAGATGGTTTGGAAAGTTGTGCTTTTGACCTTACATCACCTGAAGAGGTACTTTGGTAAGCCTCTAA ATGTcacatatgtgtatatatatatatatatatatatatatatatatatatatatatatatatatatatatatatatatatatatatatatatatatatatatatatttgttcttTGTTGCAGCTATAATGCAAACATTCCAAGGCAAAGGGTAATGAGGCTAACCAAAAAGGTGCTAGTGTTGGTCGGGGTGTTTGTCCTAAGTGCTGCTCCGTACCATGTGATACAGCTTGTGAATCTTCAGATAGCTCAGCCAACATCAACCTTCTACATCAGCTACTACTTCTCCATCTGCCTGAGCTACACCAGTGGCAGCATTAACCCTTTCCTCTACATAATGCTTAGTGGAAACTTTCAGAAGCGTCTACAGGAATGCTTGCATTTCAAGACAAAGGTGACAGAGCGTGATGCTAACCATATTGAAAACACCCTGAAATCAAGTTTTTGA